A genomic segment from Fundulus heteroclitus isolate FHET01 chromosome 6, MU-UCD_Fhet_4.1, whole genome shotgun sequence encodes:
- the sept2 gene encoding septin-2 isoform X1, with amino-acid sequence MSQADKMKQGQFTNPETPGYVGFANLPNQVHRKSVKKGFEFTLMVVGESGLGKSTLINSLFLTDLYPERVIPGAAEKIERTVQIEASTVEIEERGVKLRLTVVDTPGYGDAINSQDCFSTIIAYIDDQFERYLHDESGLNRRHIVDNRVHCCFYFISPLGHGLKPLDVQFMKAIHNKVNVVPVIAKADTLTLRERERLKRRILDEIDEQGIKIYHLPDAESDEDEDFKEQTRILKASIPFAVVGSNQQIEAKGKKVRGRLYPWGVVEVENPEHNDFLKLRTMLITHMQDLQEVTQDLHYENFRSDRLKRGGRLSSHGYVLPLSPAKAPEPEEMDKDMILQEKEAELRRMQEMIAKMQAQMQNQGEGDGQHL; translated from the exons atgtctcaggCGGACAAAATGAAG CAGGGGCAGTTCACCAACCCAGAGACCCCGGGGTACGTTGGATTTGCCAACCTTCCAAACCAGGTTCATCGCAAGTCCGTCAAGAAAGGTTTTGAGTTCACTCTCATGGTTGTAG GTGAGTCTGGCCTTGGAAAATCCACCTTGATCAACAGCCTCTTCCTTACTGATCTTTACCCTGAGAGAGTCATCCCCGGAGCAGCAG AAAAGATCGAGAGGACGGTTCAGATCGAAGCGTCAACGGTAGAAATCGAGGAGCGAGGAGTGAAGCTCCGCCTCACGGTTGTAGATACTCCAGGATACGGAGACGCCATCAATAGCCAAGACTG TTTCAGCACCATTATCGCCTACATCGATGACCAGTTTGAGCGCTACCTCCACGACGAAAGTGGCCTTAACCGGAGACACATTGTTGACAACAGGGTTCACTGCTGCTTCTACTTCATCTCCCCTCTTGGCCATGG CCTGAAGCCTCTGGATGTGCAGTTCATGAAGGCCATCCACAACAAGGTGAACGTGGTTCCCGTCATCGCCAAGGCCGACACGCTCACCctcagagagagggagaggctGAAGCGCAGG atTCTCGATGAGATCGATGAGCAGGGCATCAAGATTTATCACCTTCCTGATGCCGAGTcagatgaagatgaagactTCAAGGAGCAGACCAGAATCCTCAAG GCCAGCATCCCATTTGCAGTGGTGGGGTCCAACCAGCAGATTGAGGCCAAAGGGAAGAAGGTCAGGGGCCGCCTGTACCCGTGGGGCGTGGTGGAAGTGGAGAACCCAGAACACAATGACTTCCTGAAGCTGCGAACCATGCTGAT AACCCACATGCAAGATCTACAGGAAGTAACCCAGGACCTGCACTATGAGAACTTCCGCTCAGATCGCCTCAAACGGGGTGGCAGGTTGTCATCACACGGTTACgttctgcctctgtctcctgc GAAGGCGCCGGAGCCAGAGGAAATGGACAAGGACATGATCCTGCAAGAGAAGGAGGCCGAG CTGAGGAGAATGCAAGAGATGATCGCCAAGATGCAGGCCCAGATGCAGAATCAAGGAGAGGGAGACGGTCAACATTTGTAA
- the sept2 gene encoding septin-2 isoform X2, whose product MSQADKMKQGQFTNPETPGYVGFANLPNQVHRKSVKKGFEFTLMVVGESGLGKSTLINSLFLTDLYPERVIPGAAEKIERTVQIEASTVEIEERGVKLRLTVVDTPGYGDAINSQDCFSTIIAYIDDQFERYLHDESGLNRRHIVDNRVHCCFYFISPLGHGLKPLDVQFMKAIHNKVNVVPVIAKADTLTLRERERLKRRILDEIDEQGIKIYHLPDAESDEDEDFKEQTRILKASIPFAVVGSNQQIEAKGKKVRGRLYPWGVVEVENPEHNDFLKLRTMLITHMQDLQEVTQDLHYENFRSDRLKRGGRKAPEPEEMDKDMILQEKEAELRRMQEMIAKMQAQMQNQGEGDGQHL is encoded by the exons atgtctcaggCGGACAAAATGAAG CAGGGGCAGTTCACCAACCCAGAGACCCCGGGGTACGTTGGATTTGCCAACCTTCCAAACCAGGTTCATCGCAAGTCCGTCAAGAAAGGTTTTGAGTTCACTCTCATGGTTGTAG GTGAGTCTGGCCTTGGAAAATCCACCTTGATCAACAGCCTCTTCCTTACTGATCTTTACCCTGAGAGAGTCATCCCCGGAGCAGCAG AAAAGATCGAGAGGACGGTTCAGATCGAAGCGTCAACGGTAGAAATCGAGGAGCGAGGAGTGAAGCTCCGCCTCACGGTTGTAGATACTCCAGGATACGGAGACGCCATCAATAGCCAAGACTG TTTCAGCACCATTATCGCCTACATCGATGACCAGTTTGAGCGCTACCTCCACGACGAAAGTGGCCTTAACCGGAGACACATTGTTGACAACAGGGTTCACTGCTGCTTCTACTTCATCTCCCCTCTTGGCCATGG CCTGAAGCCTCTGGATGTGCAGTTCATGAAGGCCATCCACAACAAGGTGAACGTGGTTCCCGTCATCGCCAAGGCCGACACGCTCACCctcagagagagggagaggctGAAGCGCAGG atTCTCGATGAGATCGATGAGCAGGGCATCAAGATTTATCACCTTCCTGATGCCGAGTcagatgaagatgaagactTCAAGGAGCAGACCAGAATCCTCAAG GCCAGCATCCCATTTGCAGTGGTGGGGTCCAACCAGCAGATTGAGGCCAAAGGGAAGAAGGTCAGGGGCCGCCTGTACCCGTGGGGCGTGGTGGAAGTGGAGAACCCAGAACACAATGACTTCCTGAAGCTGCGAACCATGCTGAT AACCCACATGCAAGATCTACAGGAAGTAACCCAGGACCTGCACTATGAGAACTTCCGCTCAGATCGCCTCAAACGGGGTGGCAG GAAGGCGCCGGAGCCAGAGGAAATGGACAAGGACATGATCCTGCAAGAGAAGGAGGCCGAG CTGAGGAGAATGCAAGAGATGATCGCCAAGATGCAGGCCCAGATGCAGAATCAAGGAGAGGGAGACGGTCAACATTTGTAA